In Lacibacter sp. H375, one DNA window encodes the following:
- a CDS encoding carboxypeptidase-like regulatory domain-containing protein, with the protein MFSIFKLIIICLFVQSNLIAQSLYIRGKVIDAETGFPLSNASIFINNSTTGTVSNATGEFQLGPFAPGSYEVIASFVGYGRLLYAADLQTTSLRITFQMTKKDSEMRELLILPEETRMQYLEAFKRNLLGETSAAKRARIRNLKDVQFAATQDKNEIVAYCDTTIVVDNPELGYVVHFDLVDFYLNRRTGESRFYGYTRFQEKDEDGTVKRRWLKRRREAYEGSSMHFFRSLVACTLKQEGFAMQNVYKKEMKPQPGQPVVIQASPAGINNSFNIAVPVTEDSVLRIYKDSGYKIYQLNTADWLRIVYNKDTELKEDIMHNRIIGGQPRTGTVTGLRPFRPPILVDNRGRVLSAMGFYYEGMWSYERLANMLPEDYVPE; encoded by the coding sequence ATGTTTTCAATTTTTAAGCTTATCATCATTTGTCTGTTTGTACAGAGTAATTTAATTGCACAATCTCTTTATATCCGTGGTAAGGTTATAGATGCAGAAACAGGATTCCCACTTTCCAATGCAAGTATATTTATTAATAATTCCACCACAGGAACTGTCAGCAATGCAACAGGCGAATTTCAACTGGGACCCTTTGCTCCAGGCAGTTATGAAGTGATCGCCTCTTTTGTTGGTTATGGCAGATTGCTTTATGCGGCGGATCTGCAAACAACATCGCTTCGCATTACATTTCAAATGACAAAGAAAGATAGTGAGATGCGTGAGCTGCTCATCTTACCTGAAGAAACCCGTATGCAATATCTCGAAGCATTTAAAAGAAACCTTTTAGGAGAAACAAGCGCCGCAAAACGGGCAAGAATCCGGAACCTGAAAGATGTACAATTTGCAGCTACGCAGGATAAAAATGAAATTGTTGCTTATTGTGATACAACAATTGTAGTTGATAACCCTGAGCTGGGTTACGTGGTTCATTTTGACCTGGTTGATTTTTATTTGAATCGCCGTACCGGTGAATCGAGGTTCTATGGTTATACCCGCTTCCAGGAAAAAGATGAAGATGGAACTGTAAAACGAAGATGGTTGAAACGTCGACGAGAGGCTTACGAGGGTAGTAGTATGCATTTTTTCAGGAGCCTTGTGGCGTGCACCTTAAAACAGGAAGGGTTTGCTATGCAAAATGTCTATAAAAAAGAAATGAAGCCACAACCTGGTCAACCGGTAGTCATACAAGCATCGCCTGCAGGAATCAATAATAGTTTCAACATTGCAGTGCCGGTAACAGAAGACAGCGTCTTGCGTATTTATAAAGATTCGGGTTATAAAATCTATCAGTTAAACACTGCAGATTGGTTGAGGATAGTTTATAATAAAGACACAGAACTGAAAGAAGATATCATGCATAACAGGATTATTGGTGGCCAGCCACGAACAGGGACTGTTACAGGTCTTCGCCCTTTCCGTCCTCCAATACTTGTTGATAACCGTGGCAGGGTGCTTTCAGCAATGGGATTTTATTATGAAGGCATGTGGTCGTATGAACGGTTGGCTAATATGCTTCCGGAAGATTATGTGCCGGAATGA
- a CDS encoding SGNH/GDSL hydrolase family protein: protein MPANTSQKKYTYLALGDSYTIGESVPSEKNFPHQVVSLLSKEKINIDEPAIIAKTGWTTDELQEQLSRVRLAVPFDFVTLLIGVNNQYRGRSKEEYAQQFEELLQQALGYAADKANHVIVLSIPDWGVTPFAKDRNRAEIANEIDAFNAINEKIAKKYNVHYINITPFTREAATDKSLVAEDGLHPSAKDYARWAEKVTDLMIKEIK from the coding sequence ATGCCAGCAAACACATCCCAAAAAAAATATACTTATCTCGCCCTTGGCGATTCTTATACTATCGGAGAAAGTGTTCCTTCAGAAAAAAACTTTCCGCACCAGGTTGTTTCACTTTTAAGTAAAGAAAAAATAAATATCGATGAACCGGCAATCATTGCTAAAACAGGCTGGACAACGGATGAGCTACAGGAACAGTTAAGCCGTGTGCGTTTAGCTGTGCCGTTTGACTTTGTAACACTACTCATTGGTGTAAACAATCAATACCGTGGCCGGAGTAAAGAAGAATATGCACAGCAGTTTGAAGAACTATTGCAACAGGCACTTGGCTATGCTGCTGACAAAGCGAATCATGTAATTGTTTTGAGTATTCCTGATTGGGGTGTAACTCCATTTGCCAAAGACCGAAATAGAGCTGAAATTGCTAACGAGATCGATGCATTTAATGCCATCAATGAAAAGATAGCAAAGAAATATAATGTTCATTACATCAATATCACTCCGTTTACAAGAGAAGCCGCAACAGATAAATCATTGGTTGCTGAAGATGGATTGCATCCATCAGCAAAAGACTATGCAAGATGGGCTGAGAAGGTGACGGATCTGATGATAAAGGAAATTAAATGA
- a CDS encoding ion transporter translates to MYHATRKKVHILLHPELGETKWDKIINAFIIFLIISNVLVVILETVPSLHDEYETFFYYFDLISVIIFTIEYLLRVWSCDHDPRYRHNFFGRIKYMFSAEGLIDLLAILPFYVHVVVGLDLRMLRILRLLRFLRLFRLTAYMKSAKMIRNVFVKRANDLKLSVVLILILIIIASSVMYFAEHTAQPAVFSSIPATLWYAIVTLTTVGYGDMIPVTIVGKVMTGVIMLSGVAIFALPAGIITAGFLEEVQHLRGKKTVKCPHCGESFHPDEHDRHHA, encoded by the coding sequence ATGTATCACGCAACCAGGAAAAAAGTACATATTCTTCTTCATCCCGAACTGGGCGAAACCAAATGGGATAAGATCATTAACGCATTCATCATCTTTCTCATTATTTCAAACGTACTGGTTGTTATTCTTGAAACAGTGCCGTCGTTGCATGATGAATACGAGACATTTTTTTATTATTTTGATCTGATCTCCGTTATCATTTTTACGATCGAGTATTTGTTACGAGTTTGGAGTTGCGATCATGATCCACGATACAGACATAATTTTTTTGGACGGATCAAGTATATGTTCTCAGCTGAGGGTTTGATCGATCTGCTGGCCATTCTTCCCTTTTACGTGCATGTTGTTGTTGGGCTCGATCTGCGGATGCTTCGTATTCTTCGGCTGTTGCGATTTCTTCGTTTGTTCCGACTTACGGCTTACATGAAGTCGGCCAAAATGATCAGGAATGTATTTGTAAAGCGAGCCAACGATTTAAAACTGAGTGTGGTGCTCATTCTTATTCTAATCATTATCGCATCAAGTGTAATGTATTTTGCTGAGCACACCGCACAACCTGCTGTATTCTCCAGCATACCGGCAACATTATGGTATGCAATTGTGACTCTTACAACAGTTGGCTATGGTGATATGATACCCGTTACAATAGTCGGCAAAGTGATGACGGGTGTTATTATGCTGAGTGGCGTTGCCATTTTTGCTTTACCTGCCGGCATCATCACAGCGGGTTTCCTGGAGGAGGTGCAGCACCTTCGTGGAAAGAAAACAGTTAAATGTCCGCATTGCGGCGAGAGTTTTCACCCGGATGAACATGATCGTCATCATGCATAA
- the hxpB gene encoding hexitol phosphatase HxpB, with the protein MKLKAVIFDMDGLLIDSEPLWQEAGSETLADFGKELTLEQYHSSTGLRTEEWIQHWFHYFDISMEHSATAIDTIISKAISKIDEKGIAFAGVDQIIPFMKAHSLKVGLATSSPISLVEVVLKKLDLQNSFDAITSAEKLPFGKPHPEVYLNCAAELGVAGMECIAFEDSFNGMIAAKAARMKCVIVPALQDHDHPKWNAADIKLRSLTEFDEEKLRLFL; encoded by the coding sequence ATGAAATTGAAGGCGGTTATTTTCGATATGGATGGTTTACTCATTGACAGTGAGCCTTTATGGCAGGAAGCCGGCAGCGAAACCCTTGCAGACTTTGGCAAAGAACTTACACTTGAACAATATCATTCATCTACAGGTTTACGTACGGAAGAATGGATCCAGCATTGGTTCCATTATTTTGATATTTCGATGGAGCATTCTGCAACTGCAATAGATACCATCATCAGTAAAGCCATTTCCAAAATAGACGAAAAAGGAATTGCCTTTGCAGGAGTTGATCAGATTATCCCTTTCATGAAAGCACATTCGCTGAAGGTTGGACTTGCAACATCCTCTCCCATTTCTTTAGTTGAAGTGGTGCTGAAAAAACTTGACCTGCAAAACAGTTTCGATGCAATAACATCGGCAGAAAAATTGCCATTCGGTAAACCACATCCTGAAGTGTATCTCAACTGCGCCGCTGAACTAGGTGTGGCAGGAATGGAATGTATTGCATTTGAAGATTCGTTCAATGGGATGATCGCCGCAAAGGCTGCACGTATGAAATGTGTGATTGTGCCTGCGCTGCAAGATCATGATCACCCAAAATGGAATGCGGCGGATATTAAGTTACGTTCACTTACTGAATTTGATGAAGAGAAATTGCGGTTATTTTTATAA
- a CDS encoding HAD-IB family phosphatase codes for MVTVIIPVLNEAETVESVIRFAFKNAYVNEVIVVDDKSFDDTVSRSLAAGAKVITSTKLGKGASMKEGMLCATNDILIFLDGDIDPYPPNTICNLVDPIINDTHDFVKATFERNAGRVTELVAKPLLNILFPDLSEFDQPLSGMIAGRKQFFEKIDFYDDYGVDIGILIDMYLQKARITEVNIGYLDNKSKPWQALGKMSKEVSRAIIQKAMQENKPKINLEELQSYSEIRDQMDFAIRESLMGLDKIAIFDMDNTVLRGRFIDTCAKLYGFEKELLDIRTSGSDATSVTKNVARLLKGLNLSQILAVVESIPVVNNTQQVVKELKRRGYVVGIISDSYDVVANHVKTKIGADFSLANELEFSKSVATGEVKLPSFFFNTQHSLCKHTICKTNAVQHILKHYNIDINNAIAVGDGENDLCMIKHVGVGISFCSSNELLNYLADRQITVPSFDELLEFA; via the coding sequence ATGGTAACAGTAATTATTCCGGTATTGAATGAAGCTGAAACAGTTGAGAGCGTGATCAGGTTTGCCTTCAAAAATGCATATGTAAATGAAGTAATTGTGGTAGACGATAAGTCGTTTGATGATACGGTGAGCAGATCACTTGCAGCAGGCGCCAAAGTTATTACAAGTACAAAACTGGGCAAAGGTGCATCCATGAAAGAGGGCATGCTTTGTGCAACAAATGATATCCTCATTTTTCTTGATGGCGACATTGATCCATATCCGCCAAATACTATTTGTAATCTTGTTGATCCGATCATTAACGACACACATGATTTTGTAAAAGCAACCTTTGAGCGTAATGCAGGTCGTGTAACGGAACTTGTTGCAAAACCATTGCTCAACATTTTGTTTCCTGATCTCTCAGAATTTGACCAGCCTTTAAGTGGTATGATTGCAGGCCGTAAACAATTTTTTGAGAAGATCGATTTTTATGATGATTATGGAGTTGATATCGGTATACTCATCGATATGTATTTGCAGAAAGCACGAATTACAGAGGTGAACATTGGTTACCTCGATAATAAAAGTAAACCATGGCAGGCGTTGGGGAAGATGAGTAAAGAAGTGTCGAGAGCAATTATTCAAAAAGCCATGCAGGAAAATAAACCGAAAATAAATCTGGAGGAGTTACAATCTTATTCTGAGATAAGAGACCAGATGGATTTTGCCATTCGTGAAAGCTTAATGGGGCTAGATAAGATTGCCATTTTTGATATGGATAATACCGTTTTACGTGGACGTTTTATTGATACATGTGCCAAACTATACGGTTTTGAAAAAGAATTGCTAGATATACGCACCAGCGGAAGTGATGCAACAAGTGTTACAAAGAATGTAGCCAGGTTGTTGAAGGGATTAAATCTGTCGCAGATACTTGCAGTAGTTGAAAGCATTCCGGTTGTGAACAATACCCAACAAGTTGTGAAAGAATTGAAAAGAAGAGGTTATGTTGTTGGAATCATCAGCGATAGTTATGATGTGGTGGCCAATCACGTTAAAACAAAAATAGGAGCTGATTTTTCATTGGCTAATGAACTGGAGTTTTCAAAAAGTGTGGCAACTGGCGAAGTGAAACTGCCATCTTTCTTTTTTAATACACAACATTCACTTTGCAAACACACTATTTGTAAAACAAATGCAGTGCAGCATATTCTCAAGCATTACAATATAGATATCAACAATGCTATTGCAGTTGGTGATGGTGAAAATGATCTTTGCATGATCAAACATGTAGGAGTTGGAATTTCTTTCTGCTCATCAAACGAATTATTAAATTACCTTGCCGACAGGCAGATTACTGTTCCCTCATTTGATGAACTGCTTGAATTTGCCTGA
- a CDS encoding YciI family protein, with protein MKQFLLFILLVTTCTVYAQQEAEKPKEKIQPYWFVMLLKGTNRSQDSATAAKIQEGHMANMARLHKEGKLKVAGPFGDGGDWVGLFIFDAYAPGCKTKEEIELLVKTDPAIIAGRLTYDIRPWWTMGSGSFKTGIPEN; from the coding sequence ATGAAACAATTTCTTCTTTTCATTTTACTGGTTACGACATGCACTGTTTATGCCCAACAGGAAGCCGAGAAACCGAAAGAAAAAATTCAGCCATATTGGTTTGTGATGTTGCTGAAAGGCACTAACCGTTCGCAGGATTCTGCAACTGCTGCAAAAATTCAGGAAGGCCATATGGCAAATATGGCGAGACTGCATAAAGAAGGAAAACTGAAAGTTGCAGGACCTTTTGGCGATGGTGGAGACTGGGTTGGGCTTTTTATTTTTGATGCGTACGCACCGGGTTGTAAAACAAAAGAAGAGATCGAGTTGTTGGTAAAAACAGATCCTGCAATTATTGCAGGCCGACTAACCTACGATATTCGTCCATGGTGGACGATGGGAAGTGGTAGTTTTAAAACGGGCATTCCTGAAAATTAA
- a CDS encoding chloride channel protein yields the protein MTIRSVVKNINQYRVAHISDRNFLLVASVIVGVAVGLVAVALKKSVHAVQYLLREGFKGNDWPYLYYLLPLIGILVTVFFVQKIRKGKIGNGISNIIQSISKRHGNISPDNMYSHMVSSAVTVGFGGSVGLEAPIVITGSAVGSNIARIFLLSHKERVVLLACGAAAGIAAVFNTPVAGVLFAMEVLLAEFSIPTFIPVLIASASGAVVSRLLYQEHLFYLLTKEWRTDAIPFYLLLGGLCGLVSVYFMRVYFWTEKKFASATRILPKAIGGGLLLGLLIFLFPVLYGEGYSTIAALFKSDTSKLISNTFYEEWASNPYVLLLIVTGIVLFKVIASAVTIHAGGNGGIFAPTLFTGAVTGFAFAHFFNTTGWKELLTVNFVAAGMAGILSGVVHAPLTAIFLIAEVTGGYTLFVPLMIVAAVSYFITRAFEPYSIYTEKLAQKGFKVDDKELVLLNNIKPEAIVERNCIALRSSDLFRKLSDAFLVTDQTVFPVLNDERKLIGLVYIDDVKSLLLKEDMLDKKQIAEVMVKPQYTISVKDDIQKIMRLFDISGLWYMPVINTDGSFTGFADKRKLLALLRETLTSHQLMEQL from the coding sequence ATGACTATAAGGTCGGTTGTAAAAAATATTAATCAATACAGGGTAGCACACATCAGCGACAGGAATTTTCTTTTGGTCGCAAGTGTTATAGTGGGTGTAGCAGTGGGGTTGGTTGCAGTGGCGTTGAAGAAATCAGTACATGCTGTTCAATATCTTTTACGTGAAGGATTCAAAGGCAACGACTGGCCATATCTATATTATCTTCTCCCGCTCATTGGTATTCTCGTCACTGTTTTTTTTGTGCAGAAGATCAGGAAGGGAAAAATAGGCAATGGCATCAGTAATATTATTCAATCGATCTCTAAACGGCACGGGAATATTTCACCAGATAACATGTACAGCCATATGGTGAGCAGTGCTGTTACCGTTGGCTTTGGTGGGTCAGTAGGTTTGGAAGCGCCGATCGTTATTACTGGTTCAGCTGTTGGTTCAAACATTGCACGTATTTTTTTATTGAGTCATAAAGAGCGTGTTGTATTACTTGCGTGTGGTGCAGCAGCCGGTATAGCTGCAGTGTTTAATACGCCGGTTGCAGGCGTGCTGTTTGCAATGGAAGTATTACTGGCTGAATTTTCTATTCCCACTTTCATTCCGGTATTGATCGCTTCTGCAAGTGGTGCAGTAGTATCCCGTTTACTTTACCAGGAGCATTTATTTTATTTACTTACGAAGGAATGGAGAACCGATGCAATTCCATTTTATCTTTTGCTTGGAGGTTTGTGCGGATTGGTATCAGTTTATTTCATGCGTGTTTATTTCTGGACCGAAAAGAAATTTGCATCGGCAACGAGGATCTTGCCAAAAGCAATTGGAGGAGGTTTATTGTTGGGTTTGTTGATCTTTTTATTCCCGGTTTTATATGGAGAAGGTTATTCAACCATTGCTGCATTGTTTAAAAGTGATACATCTAAATTAATAAGTAATACATTTTACGAAGAATGGGCAAGTAATCCTTATGTGTTACTGTTGATTGTTACAGGTATTGTATTGTTCAAGGTCATTGCGTCGGCAGTTACCATTCATGCGGGAGGTAATGGTGGCATTTTTGCTCCAACATTATTTACCGGTGCTGTCACGGGTTTTGCATTTGCTCATTTCTTCAATACAACAGGCTGGAAGGAGTTGCTCACTGTGAATTTTGTGGCGGCAGGCATGGCTGGTATTCTTAGTGGTGTAGTGCATGCGCCACTCACTGCTATATTTTTAATTGCAGAAGTGACGGGTGGTTACACACTGTTTGTTCCGTTGATGATCGTTGCAGCAGTAAGTTATTTTATTACCCGTGCGTTTGAACCGTATTCCATTTACACAGAGAAACTGGCGCAGAAAGGATTTAAAGTGGATGATAAAGAACTTGTGCTGTTGAATAATATTAAACCGGAAGCGATTGTGGAACGTAACTGTATTGCTTTGCGTTCGAGTGATCTTTTTCGTAAACTATCCGATGCGTTTTTAGTGACCGATCAAACAGTATTTCCGGTGCTCAATGATGAAAGGAAGCTCATCGGCCTTGTTTATATTGATGATGTGAAATCATTATTATTGAAAGAGGATATGTTGGATAAAAAACAGATCGCTGAAGTGATGGTAAAACCACAGTACACTATTTCTGTGAAAGATGATATTCAAAAGATCATGCGATTGTTTGATATCTCCGGCTTATGGTATATGCCGGTAATAAATACTGATGGGAGTTTTACTGGCTTTGCTGATAAACGTAAATTGCTGGCGCTCCTTCGTGAAACTCTCACCTCCCATCAATTGATGGAGCAATTATAA
- a CDS encoding lysophospholipid acyltransferase family protein produces MSTFFERIKNFNLLRRVVYGVVGAITYPGIALINKLQVNGAERLKDLPKRNVLFVSNHQTYFADVITFLHIFFAAKWGKYKGLGIPYYLLNPITKIYYVAAAETMKDTWLTRLFAKAGALTVKRTWRAEGKEVQRGLDPGDTRKIARALNDSWVITFPQGTTKPFAPGRKGTAYIIKQNQPIVVPIVINGFWRAFNKKGLKFKKRGSLLSVTIKEPMNIDYNAPVEEILDQVMDAIEQSKKYMLKGKHHLMSVIDK; encoded by the coding sequence ATGTCAACTTTCTTCGAACGAATAAAGAATTTTAATTTATTGCGTCGTGTGGTGTACGGTGTTGTTGGAGCAATCACTTATCCGGGCATTGCCCTCATTAATAAGCTTCAGGTAAATGGCGCAGAACGGTTAAAAGATCTTCCCAAGCGAAATGTGTTGTTTGTAAGTAACCATCAGACTTATTTTGCTGATGTGATCACGTTTCTTCATATCTTTTTTGCTGCCAAATGGGGTAAGTATAAAGGTTTAGGCATTCCATATTACTTGCTGAATCCGATTACTAAAATTTACTATGTAGCCGCTGCAGAAACCATGAAAGATACATGGCTCACCCGTTTATTTGCCAAAGCAGGTGCACTAACGGTAAAGCGTACATGGCGTGCAGAAGGTAAAGAAGTGCAGCGTGGTCTCGATCCGGGTGATACAAGAAAAATTGCCAGAGCGTTGAATGATAGCTGGGTAATTACCTTCCCACAGGGAACAACAAAACCTTTTGCTCCCGGGCGTAAAGGAACGGCGTATATCATTAAACAGAACCAGCCAATTGTTGTACCGATAGTGATCAATGGATTTTGGCGTGCATTCAATAAAAAAGGGTTGAAGTTTAAAAAGAGAGGAAGTCTTCTTTCCGTTACAATTAAAGAACCCATGAACATTGATTACAATGCACCTGTTGAAGAAATTCTTGACCAGGTAATGGATGCAATTGAACAAAGTAAAAAATACATGCTCAAAGGTAAACACCACCTGATGAGTGTGATTGATAAATAA
- the queA gene encoding tRNA preQ1(34) S-adenosylmethionine ribosyltransferase-isomerase QueA, with product MKLSQFTFDLPLNLIAQNPTKKREDSRLMVVHRKTGQIENRQFRDIMEYFDDKDVFVVNNTKVFPARMYGRKEKTGAKIEVFLLRELNKQNRLWDVIVDPARKIRVGNKLYFGDTEDLVAEVIDNTTSRGRTIRFLFDGTDEEFRTVLYTMGETPLPKYIKRKPDDEDRERYQTVFAKHEGAVAAPTAGMHFSQELIKRLEIQGVRFAEVTLHTGLGTFRPIEVEDLSKHKMDAEYYKIDEFSCKIVNKAKEGKNRICSIGTTTMRALETSFTAQQLLKPSEGWTNIFIHPPYNFNIADSLVTNFHLPKTSLLIMTCAFAGYDLTMEAYKKAIKDKYRFFSYGDAMLVI from the coding sequence ATGAAGTTATCACAGTTTACGTTCGATCTACCCCTCAACCTCATTGCTCAAAACCCTACAAAGAAACGTGAAGACAGCCGTTTAATGGTGGTTCACCGCAAAACAGGCCAAATTGAAAACCGTCAGTTCCGTGATATCATGGAATACTTCGATGACAAGGATGTTTTTGTAGTGAATAACACCAAAGTATTTCCTGCCCGCATGTATGGCCGCAAGGAAAAAACAGGTGCCAAGATCGAAGTTTTTCTTCTCCGTGAATTAAACAAGCAAAACCGTTTGTGGGATGTGATCGTTGATCCCGCAAGAAAGATTCGTGTTGGTAATAAACTGTATTTCGGCGATACCGAAGATTTGGTTGCTGAAGTAATTGACAATACCACTTCACGTGGACGTACCATTCGTTTCTTATTTGATGGTACTGATGAAGAGTTCCGCACGGTATTGTATACAATGGGCGAAACGCCACTTCCAAAATACATTAAGCGTAAGCCAGATGATGAGGACCGTGAGCGTTACCAAACAGTGTTTGCAAAACATGAAGGTGCTGTTGCAGCTCCAACTGCCGGCATGCACTTTAGCCAGGAGTTGATCAAACGTTTGGAAATTCAAGGTGTGCGTTTTGCAGAAGTTACATTGCATACAGGTTTAGGAACCTTCCGCCCTATTGAAGTGGAAGACCTGAGCAAACATAAAATGGATGCAGAGTATTATAAGATCGATGAGTTCTCTTGCAAGATCGTAAACAAAGCAAAAGAAGGCAAAAACCGCATCTGTTCCATTGGCACAACAACTATGCGTGCTTTGGAAACGTCATTTACGGCACAGCAGTTATTAAAACCAAGCGAAGGCTGGACGAATATATTCATTCACCCTCCTTACAATTTTAATATTGCTGATTCATTAGTTACAAACTTCCACTTGCCAAAAACAAGTTTGTTGATTATGACCTGTGCATTTGCCGGTTACGATCTTACAATGGAAGCATATAAAAAAGCAATTAAAGACAAATACCGTTTCTTCAGTTATGGAGATGCGATGTTGGTAATCTAA
- a CDS encoding acyl-CoA thioesterase translates to MNSKTAKESFIVMTELVLPNDTNVFGNLMGGRLMYWMDIASALAAGKHCNSPVVTASVDNISFENPIKLGNVVHIEAKVSRAFNSSMEVHMKVWGEDTVQQYRYKSNEAYYTFVALDPNRKPKPVAQLIPETEEEIKLFEGALRRRQLRLILGGKMKPNDAAELKALFAEE, encoded by the coding sequence ATGAATAGTAAAACAGCAAAAGAATCATTTATTGTAATGACAGAGTTGGTACTTCCTAATGATACCAATGTATTTGGCAACCTCATGGGTGGACGTTTAATGTACTGGATGGATATTGCCTCTGCACTTGCAGCAGGTAAACATTGCAACTCACCCGTTGTTACGGCAAGTGTTGATAATATTTCGTTTGAGAACCCGATCAAGCTGGGGAATGTAGTGCATATTGAAGCAAAAGTTTCTAGAGCATTCAACAGCTCAATGGAAGTACATATGAAAGTGTGGGGTGAAGATACAGTACAACAATACCGTTACAAAAGCAACGAAGCATATTACACCTTTGTAGCACTTGATCCTAATCGCAAGCCTAAACCGGTAGCACAACTGATTCCTGAAACAGAAGAAGAAATAAAATTGTTTGAAGGCGCATTGCGCCGCAGGCAATTGCGTTTAATTCTTGGTGGTAAGATGAAGCCTAATGATGCAGCAGAATTGAAGGCTTTGTTTGCGGAGGAATAA
- a CDS encoding acyl-CoA dehydrogenase family protein — translation MSVKQDLFQSPDYFLVDELLTEEHKLIRDAVRSYVKKEISPIIEDYAQKAEFPQQIVKQMGDLGCFGPTVPVEYGGGGLDYISYGLMMQELERGDSGVRSTASVQGSLVMYPIYAYGNEEQRNKYLPKLASGEWLGCFGLTEPNHGSDPSSMLTNIKDAGDHVILNGAKMWISNAPYSQVAVVWAKDEEGIVRGVIVERGMEGFSTPTTHGKWSLRASATGELVFDNVKVPKENILPNVKGLKGPLGCLTKARYGIAWGVLGAAMDCYDTALRYSKERIQFDRPIAGFQLQQKKLAEMITEITKAQLLNWRLGVLMSEGRATPQQVSMAKRNSCEIATNICRDARQMLGGMGITGEYSVMRHMMNLESVITYEGTHDIHLLITGMDVTGINAFK, via the coding sequence ATGTCAGTGAAACAAGACCTTTTTCAAAGCCCCGATTATTTTTTAGTAGATGAATTGTTAACCGAAGAACATAAGTTGATTCGTGATGCAGTTCGCAGCTACGTGAAGAAAGAAATTTCTCCAATCATTGAAGACTATGCACAGAAAGCAGAGTTTCCTCAACAGATCGTAAAACAAATGGGCGACTTAGGTTGCTTTGGTCCAACAGTACCCGTTGAATATGGCGGAGGCGGTTTGGATTATATCAGTTATGGATTGATGATGCAGGAATTGGAACGTGGCGATAGTGGAGTGCGTTCAACTGCAAGTGTGCAAGGGAGTTTAGTGATGTATCCAATCTATGCTTATGGTAACGAAGAGCAACGCAACAAATATTTACCCAAGCTTGCAAGTGGTGAATGGTTGGGTTGTTTTGGTTTAACAGAACCAAATCATGGTAGTGATCCCAGCAGTATGTTGACAAACATAAAAGATGCAGGTGATCATGTGATATTGAACGGTGCAAAAATGTGGATTAGCAATGCACCTTATTCACAGGTGGCTGTTGTTTGGGCAAAGGATGAAGAAGGAATTGTGCGTGGTGTAATTGTGGAAAGAGGAATGGAAGGTTTTTCTACGCCAACAACACATGGTAAGTGGAGTTTGCGTGCAAGCGCAACGGGTGAATTGGTTTTTGATAATGTAAAAGTGCCCAAAGAAAATATTTTGCCAAACGTAAAAGGATTGAAAGGTCCGTTGGGTTGTTTAACCAAAGCTCGTTACGGAATAGCATGGGGTGTGTTAGGTGCTGCAATGGATTGTTACGATACTGCTTTGCGTTACAGTAAAGAGCGTATTCAGTTCGACAGGCCTATCGCAGGATTTCAGTTGCAACAAAAAAAGTTGGCAGAAATGATCACCGAAATAACCAAAGCACAATTATTAAACTGGCGTCTTGGTGTATTGATGAGTGAAGGAAGAGCTACACCGCAACAGGTGAGCATGGCTAAGCGTAACAGTTGTGAAATTGCAACAAATATTTGCAGAGATGCAAGGCAGATGCTTGGGGGAATGGGTATAACAGGTGAATATTCTGTTATGCGTCACATGATGAACCTTGAAAGTGTGATCACTTATGAAGGCACACACGACATTCATTTACTCATCACAGGTATGGATGTTACGGGTATTAATGCGTTTAAATAA